The DNA segment GAAAAAATTCTGGAGAAGTGCATCAGTAAATTTCACTTATGACCAAACTTTGGGCTTAGTCTCTAAATTCTTTTCCCTTAGTGAAATGGATAATGCATGGGATAATAAGGAGTATCAATCATTGTTATACACAAAAACCAGGCAGATCAATTTAAATTGTGACTATAATCTTCGATTGTACTTGGTACAAGAATTATTGAAATTCAATCAAACGATCCCTTTGATTGCATTGGCGTGAGCGTAAATACTGACTGCTCCAGAAGAGCTTTTAGTTAGCTCACTTTCAACGGTTGAGCGGATGTCCGAAATTACTTCTGGAGTCAAATCTTCAAAAACCCCCAAAAATGCTGGAGCTTTCACTGTAATACTCCAAAGTTCTTCAAAGTTTGAAAATGTTCTTGTAGCTCTGAATTGCTTGCATTCAATTGATTGTAAACTCACCTCATTCCAAAGCTTTTCGAGTTCATCTATCCTTGAAACTTCGGCAGTCGGAGGCAAAGGATAATCGATTCCTCGCTTACGAAGTTCTTGGTGAAGCTACTCATGCGGTAAGCCGCCACCTGGAACATCCCAGTCATAAGTAGCAATGATGCCTCCAGGTTTTATGACTCTTTTCATTTCATTCTCTCCAAGAGCTGGATCTGGCAGAAAATAGAGGACTAAGGCCATGGTTGCTACATCGAAAGAAGAGGATTCACAGGCTAGCGCTGTCGCATCTCCAGTCTGGAAAGTAACTTGCTGCGCTATGGAGCGTTGGCGGGCAAATTTGATTTGAGCTTCTGAAGGCTCAATACCCAATAAATGACTGGGAGAGCAAAGCTCAGCCACTTGGGCTGTGAAAGCCCCACCACCACATTAAATATCAATCCAATTCAATCTGCTAGTGGGGCTTAGCCATTCAATAAATTCTTTGCCCACTAATTGGCTCCAGACCCCCATCATCCGTTCGTATTTAGCACCGTCTTCAAAAGTATTTGTTTGGTAGATCATAAGACTTTAACAAGACTAATTGAGGAAATTTTCTTTGATGACTATCTGCAATATGTACTGGTCTTGACAGCCCCTCCGTCCTCGACAGTCTTGCTTTCAAAGTTATAACAGTCGTTGCCAGTAGGTGTGTAGCGAATGTAGTAATCAGCGTTTCCATACTTGTAGCTCAAGGTCTTAGTGTTGGTGTTGGCCTGAAAATTCAAGTTTGTAACATTGATGGGCTGGCCACTCGTTCGCCCCGGCAGTGGCGAAACTCTTACGGTTTCCAATTTGGATGAGTCGGTCACTCCGACTAAACACATGAGTATGTAGGGAGCAGAAGGAGAGGTATGATAGCGGTAACCAAAGTTGTCATCTGTGGTGTGATTACACAACCCCAAGGTGCTAACAGGACTGCCATCAGGAGCATTGTCTCCATAAATCGGGTAGCCATCAAATGCCCAGCCGATAATTGGATTTGCATCCTTGTTTGCCATTTGATTAATCATACACGTGGGTTTTTTATGGTAATGATAATCATCCCCGCGACCTGAGTGGCCACCACAGTTGTCCAACTGTCCAAGTGCGTGTGTGTCTTCCTTTGAATCGTAACTCCAATTGCTGATATTTAATTCTCCCCCACTTGAATAGTCGTAAATCGGAACACCATTGACTGCAACGCCCAAAGCCGCATCTCTAGTTGTGAAGCTTTCGGAGGTAATTGGACTTGAGGAGAGTGCAATGGGGCTGGTGTAGTCTTTGGCTGGGACTGCTGTCTGCTCGTTTGTCGCCGTAATGCCATTCATCAAGTCATGGCTTGGGTATGTGTCAGAGGCCAAATATGCATGGTTATTGTCGCAACTGACAGTAACTTCAGATCCAAATCCAGCATCGACAATAGAATTTTTGATTGTTGTACAACGATTAGTATCAATAGCTGGGGAGGTGGGAGTAGAAACCGAATTGGATTCAACGATGTTGATAACCCCTCCCATTGATGAATGTAGACCACAATTATAATAGAGGGTGGAAGGTGCATCATTAGGTACCGTGAAAGTCAAAAAACCATTTGTAGCTCGGGTACCTGTAACTCCTGATGAGTATTCATTGCTATAATTTCCTCCCCCTAGTGTCGTCCCAATGAATAGAGGGTGATTGTTTGTGGAGGAATCTTCTACGTTGAAATAATAAGTATAGCCTTCCTTCAGACTTAATGACTTTGTTTCTGTGCCATCGACATAATATTTGTTCGAATAGCCGGATGAACTCACAGTGATTTT comes from the SAR324 cluster bacterium genome and includes:
- a CDS encoding YHYH protein; translated protein: NGQTVAHGSTVTAYQASSVAFGNTCTGETRSCSDGNLSGSYDYTSCTVNPASQSSSEYSADRTTFKITVSSSGYSNKYYVDGTETKSLSLKEGYTYYFNVEDSSTNNHPLFIGTTLGGGNYSNEYSSGVTGTRATNGFLTFTVPNDAPSTLYYNCGLHSSMGGVINIVESNSVSTPTSPAIDTNRCTTIKNSIVDAGFGSEVTVSCDNNHAYLASDTYPSHDLMNGITATNEQTAVPAKDYTSPIALSSSPITSESFTTRDAALGVAVNGVPIYDYSSGGELNISNWSYDSKEDTHALGQLDNCGGHSGRGDDYHYHKKPTCMINQMANKDANPIIGWAFDGYPIYGDNAPDGSPVSTLGLCNHTTDDNFGYRYHTSPSAPYILMCLVGVTDSSKLETVRVSPLPGRTSGQPINVTNLNFQANTNTKTLSYKYGNADYYIRYTPTGNDCYNFESKTVEDGGAVKTSTYCR